A stretch of the Papaver somniferum cultivar HN1 chromosome 6, ASM357369v1, whole genome shotgun sequence genome encodes the following:
- the LOC113290270 gene encoding uncharacterized protein LOC113290270 codes for MVEDKRARYLILLKLDDYIVARGSFGKGDAIDQRMTLSPEKWWYLYGGECPELQNFAIRILSQTCTGALRYGLRRSLSEQLHTNGRNCIEQKQLTDLTFVHHNLRLQNPVSISSTDYRDIFLEEIDPLDEWVGGGDVKESTGMEFNKLYLRSQFRRCHSLAYLVLFCSLCFNGGVEMFRGI; via the exons ATGGTAGAGGATAAACGTGCTCGGTATTTAATATTATTAAAGTTGGATGATTATATAGTGGCTCGTGGTTCTTTTGGCAAGGGAGATGCTATTGATCAAAGAATGACGCTTTCTCCAG AGAAGTGGTGGTACTTGTATGGAGGTGAATGCCCTGAACTGCAAAATTTTGCTATAAGAATTTTAAGTCAGACGTGTACTGGTGCCTTAAGATATGGTCTGAGAAGGAGTCTATCTGAGCAACTACATACAAATGGAAGGAACTGTATAGAGCAAAAACAGTTGACAGACCTCACATTTGTACATCATAATCTTCGGTTGCAAAATCCTGTGTCTATTTCAAGCACAGATTACAGAGATATATTTCTTGAAGAGATTGATCCATTGGATGAATGGGTTGGTGGAGGAGACGTGAAAGAGTCAACAG GAATGGAATTTAATAAATTGTATCTAAGGAGTCAGTTCAGGAGATGCCACTCCTTGGCCTACCTTGTTCTATTTTGCAGCTTGTGCTTCAATGGGGGCGTCGAGATGTTTCGTGGTATTTGA